Proteins encoded within one genomic window of Pieris brassicae chromosome 12, ilPieBrab1.1, whole genome shotgun sequence:
- the LOC123717375 gene encoding ommochrome-binding protein-like — MRLLFLLSSFILVEAGVIKEECHGVKINDIYYDKEVLRIDVDRPYLLAVDYSTNTLYYSYNIDFNDDVSYKSAFLNLNTKESGEITGVTNGFAHTVDQKTHEVYIGGSDGIYKYDHKSKKAEFFGANGSDVWGVYYKETLYYLDFPKQFLYTYIDGVSTRFKDLEDTKVDQFVIDNEDMLFYTNATGLFGQKKGTKDAVLFKNNMSVRSLTTDINGNVYLCELDDVYKVNKETRGIDKVTEVNDCFGLAFDNENNLIYSNATSLVRLKPNFNKSC, encoded by the coding sequence ATGCGGCTTCTCTTTCTCCTCTCAAGTTTCATACTAGTAGAAGCTGGTGTTATAAAGGAAGAATGTCACGGtgtcaaaataaatgatatttattacgACAAAGAAGTTCTTAGAATTGACGTTGATAGACCGTATCTACTAGCAGTTGATTACAGTACTAACACCTTATATTACAGCTATAATATCGACTTTAACGACGACGTCTCCTACAAGAGTGCCTTCTTGAACTTAAATACTAAGGAGTCTGGTGAGATCACAGGAGTAACGAATGGCTTTGCGCATACTGTTGATCAGAAAACTCATGAAGTGTATATAGGAGGCAGCGATGGCATATACAAATACGATCACAAATCTAAAAAAGCCGAATTCTTTGGTGCAAACGGCTCCGACGTCTGGGGAGTATATTATAAGGAGACGTTGTATTATTTGGACTTTCCCAAACAGTttctatatacatacattgatGGGGTTTCGACACGATTCAAAGATTTGGAAGATACAAAAGTCGATCAATTTGTAATTGACAATGAAGATATGCTTTTCTATACCAATGCCACTGGATTGTTTGGTCAAAAGAAAGGAACAAAGGACgctgtattatttaaaaacaatatgtcAGTCAGAAGTTTGACCACAGATATTAATGGTAATGTGTATTTGTGTGAATTAGATGATGTTTACAAAGTGAATAAAGAAACGCGTGGAATTGACAAAGTGACGGAAGTTAACGATTGCTTTGGGCTGGCGTTTGATAAtgagaataatttaatatactcCAATGCAACGAGTTTAGTACGACTTAAGcctaattttaacaaaagttgttaa
- the LOC123717374 gene encoding ommochrome-binding protein-like gives MFYVITLVTILSAEAKMRVYLTDSPIQKIGGRLYKEELLTNNFKDPKELAYDSSTRNLYFMYMDDELQNSGRAYINIITKNANKIKGISRNKATAVDSDTGDVYFGSDNGLYKYDPVTNIASDIGLYNMNIFKIVIRNNEMFIIDANNHMIYKIYDLGLRGVKVGHMKTVMDFDVDYKRNIHFVTMCGVFCAINGGEVIKNTDLNVVYNFLSDEEKTFGVTDDGLYEIDCRNGTANKVATLQFYPRSIIFGDYGDIFYSVDDNIFRLRPINSYLVYNVRKNNNN, from the coding sequence ATGTTCTACGTAATAACACTTGTAACTATATTAAGTGCGGAAGCAAAAATGCGTGTGTACCTTACAGACTCGCCGATACAGAAAATTGGCGGTCGTCTTTACAAAGAAGAATtactaacaaataatttcaaagaCCCAAAAGAACTCGCCTACGATTCTTCAACAcgaaatctatattttatgtatatggaTGACGAATTGCAAAACTCAGGCCGGGCATACATCAACATAATAACAAagaatgcaaataaaattaaaggaaTATCAAGAAATAAGGCTACAGCTGTAGACTCGGATACAGGAGATGTGTACTTTGGATCGGACAACGGCCTATATAAATACGACCCCGTAACAAATATCGCTTCAGATATTGGCCTGTACAATATGAACATATTCAAAATTGTTAtacgaaataatgaaatgtttataatagatGCTAACAAtcatatgatatataaaatatatgatctTGGCCTGCGTGGGGTTAAGGTTGGTCACATGAAAACTGTCATGGACTTCGACGTCGATTACAAGAGGAACATACATTTTGTTACAATGTGCGGGGTTTTCTGTGCAATAAATGGTGGTGAAGTTATCAAAAATACGGATTTGAATGTtgtctataattttttgaGTGACGAAGAGAAGACATTTGGTGTAACAGATGACGGTTTGTATGAAATTGATTGCAGGAACGGGACGGCAAATAAAGTGGCGACACTGCAATTTTACCCTAGAAGCATAATCTTTGGAGATTAtggtgatatattttattctgttGATGACAATATCTTTAGGTTAAGGCCGATCAATTCTTATCTTGTTTATAATGTTaggaaaaataacaataattaa